A window of Natranaerovirga pectinivora contains these coding sequences:
- the gltB gene encoding glutamate synthase large subunit, with the protein MSQKNYGLPTQQGLYSPSQEKDSCGVGFVSHMKGKKSHSIVSQGLEVLVNLTHRGAVGSDADSGDGAGILIQIPHKFLSKKAIELGFTLPNEGEYGVGMIFLPQEPNARIYCEGIFEKIMLEENLRLIGWRNVPIVESATGITARGTQPVVHQIFIAKDDYDSITFERKLYIVRKLVEKAIESSNKPYMESFYVCSLSSQTMTYKGQLLAHQIPEFFPDLKDEDMESAIALVHQRYSTNTFPSWDRAQPFRYLAHNGEINTLRGNVNWMNAREGILESDVFGDDIKKIYPIITPNGSDSANLDNALELLLASGKSLAHAVCMLIPEAWQKNDIMDEDKKGFYEYHAGLMEPWDGPAAIAFTDGIQIGATLDRNGLRPARYLVTEDDIVVMASETGVLSFESQNIVKKGRLEPGKMFLIDTKEGRIISDDEIKQTLSQQKPYKQWIANNRLTIDDLPLPHEISVLSADLLLNHQTLFNYTEEELKRIIAPMAENGKEALGSMGNDAPFAVLSDESQLLFSYFRQLFAQVTNPPIDPIREELVMSLIQFLGDRGNLLNDLNPEINHNFIELKSPILDNASFEKIRHIDHTDFRTTKIPMLFPVNNSGRCLKNALDALCQRVVQSIEDGYNIIILTDRNVDKYNAPIPSLLALSCVHQHLIKKKLRTKVDLIVESGDARDVMHMALLIGYGANAINPYVALDSITHLVKNKLYVTKDITPEDAYKNYIKALSNGILKILSKMGICTLQSYQGAQIFEAVGISKKVIDRYFTGTPSRIEGIDLEIIAREVMLRHELAFKQLRNPYKNLLEGGNVHWRANRENHLFNPDSIHKLQHACKTNDYNLYKEYANIINDQSVKLGTIRGMLKLKNHSPISIDEVEPVENMVRRFATGAMSFGSLSKEVHETLAVAMNRIGGKSNSGEGGEDATRYEIDINGDNKKSAIKQIASGRFGVTTEYLVNAEELQIKMAQGAKPGEGGHLPGHKVTEAIAKVRHSTPGIDLISPPPHHDIYSIEDLAQLIFDLKNVNPSARINVKLVSEVGVGTVAAGVAKGHADVILISGHDGGTGASPISSIKYAGLPWELGLAETQQTLLLNDLRSRVVVQTDGQLKTGRDIAIAALLGAEEFGFATAALVVCGCIMMRKCHKNTCPVGVATQDPELRKYYQGKPEDLINFFTFLANDLREIMAEIGVRTIDEMVGRVDLLDVTDDNLHWKAKTLDLSSIIYKPELPSRIKPRQIFSQDHGLEKVLDQQLIKDAMPALDNRFKVEKTYSIKNVDRTVGTMLSGEVAKRYGADGLEEDTIHYKFFGTAGQSFACFGMKGITFELEGDCNDYLGKGLSGSKVIVYPPANSPFKAEENIIVGNTLLYGATSGEVYINGLAGERFAVRNSGATAVVEGVGDHGCEYMTGGVAVILGATGRNFAAGMSGGVAYVLDESEDFIADRCNTQIVITEKVEENDDIELLKTLISNHAKYTNSPKAKAILEQWDSYVEKFVKVISPAYKQILEQKRAANEVAVAN; encoded by the coding sequence ATGTCACAAAAAAATTACGGTCTTCCAACACAACAAGGCCTTTATAGCCCTTCACAAGAAAAAGATAGTTGCGGTGTCGGTTTTGTTTCTCATATGAAAGGCAAAAAATCTCATAGCATAGTAAGTCAAGGTTTAGAAGTATTAGTTAACTTAACCCATAGAGGCGCTGTTGGCTCCGATGCCGATAGCGGTGATGGCGCTGGTATATTAATACAAATTCCTCACAAGTTTCTTTCAAAAAAAGCTATTGAACTTGGTTTTACACTTCCAAACGAAGGGGAATATGGGGTTGGTATGATTTTTTTACCTCAAGAACCAAATGCAAGAATTTATTGCGAAGGAATCTTTGAAAAAATTATGTTAGAAGAAAATCTTCGTCTAATAGGCTGGAGAAATGTTCCTATCGTTGAAAGTGCTACTGGTATAACTGCTCGCGGTACACAACCAGTTGTTCATCAAATATTTATTGCAAAAGATGATTATGATAGTATAACCTTTGAACGCAAATTATATATAGTAAGAAAATTAGTAGAAAAAGCCATTGAATCATCTAACAAACCATATATGGAATCATTCTATGTTTGTAGTTTATCAAGTCAAACAATGACCTATAAAGGACAATTACTGGCACACCAAATTCCAGAATTCTTCCCTGATTTAAAGGATGAAGATATGGAAAGTGCTATTGCATTAGTACATCAAAGATATTCCACGAATACATTCCCATCTTGGGACCGTGCTCAACCTTTTAGATATTTAGCTCATAATGGCGAGATTAATACATTACGAGGAAATGTTAATTGGATGAATGCAAGAGAAGGTATTTTAGAGTCAGATGTTTTTGGTGATGATATTAAAAAAATCTATCCTATCATCACGCCAAATGGTTCAGACTCAGCCAATCTTGATAATGCTCTTGAGTTATTATTAGCAAGTGGTAAATCATTAGCTCACGCTGTTTGTATGTTAATTCCTGAAGCTTGGCAAAAAAACGATATAATGGATGAAGATAAAAAAGGGTTTTATGAATACCATGCTGGTTTAATGGAACCTTGGGATGGTCCAGCAGCTATTGCTTTTACTGATGGTATTCAGATCGGAGCAACCCTTGATCGTAACGGTTTAAGACCTGCTAGATATTTGGTTACAGAAGATGATATTGTTGTTATGGCATCGGAAACTGGCGTTCTTTCTTTTGAATCACAAAACATCGTTAAAAAAGGGCGTTTAGAGCCTGGGAAAATGTTTTTAATTGATACCAAAGAAGGTAGAATTATTTCAGATGATGAAATCAAACAGACATTATCTCAACAAAAACCGTATAAACAATGGATTGCTAATAACCGTTTAACGATTGATGACCTTCCATTACCACATGAGATTTCAGTCCTTAGTGCTGATTTATTGCTAAATCATCAAACTCTATTTAATTATACTGAAGAAGAATTAAAACGTATTATTGCACCAATGGCTGAAAATGGTAAGGAAGCCCTTGGTTCAATGGGTAATGATGCACCTTTTGCCGTTTTGTCTGATGAATCTCAATTATTATTTAGCTACTTTAGACAACTATTTGCCCAGGTAACAAACCCTCCTATTGATCCAATTCGTGAGGAACTGGTAATGTCTTTAATACAATTTTTAGGTGATCGAGGCAATTTACTTAATGATTTAAATCCTGAAATTAACCATAATTTTATTGAACTTAAATCGCCTATATTAGATAATGCAAGTTTTGAAAAAATCCGTCATATTGATCATACAGATTTTAGAACCACTAAAATACCTATGCTCTTTCCAGTTAACAACAGTGGAAGATGTCTTAAAAATGCATTAGATGCACTTTGCCAAAGAGTTGTTCAAAGTATTGAAGATGGTTATAACATCATTATTCTTACTGATAGAAATGTGGATAAATACAATGCACCAATACCAAGTTTACTTGCACTAAGTTGTGTTCATCAACATTTAATCAAAAAGAAATTAAGAACAAAAGTAGATTTAATTGTTGAATCTGGTGATGCAAGAGATGTTATGCATATGGCATTACTTATTGGCTATGGCGCCAATGCCATTAATCCATATGTGGCTTTAGATAGCATTACACATTTAGTAAAAAACAAACTATATGTTACTAAGGACATTACACCAGAAGATGCTTACAAAAACTATATTAAAGCTCTATCAAATGGTATTCTAAAAATACTCTCAAAAATGGGTATTTGTACACTACAAAGCTATCAAGGGGCTCAAATTTTTGAAGCCGTTGGTATTAGTAAGAAAGTGATTGATAGGTATTTTACTGGAACACCTTCTCGTATTGAAGGTATTGACTTAGAAATCATAGCTAGAGAAGTGATGCTTCGACATGAATTGGCTTTTAAACAATTAAGAAATCCATATAAAAATCTACTAGAAGGTGGCAATGTCCACTGGCGTGCAAATAGGGAGAATCACCTATTCAACCCTGATTCTATCCATAAATTACAGCATGCGTGTAAAACAAATGATTATAATTTATATAAAGAATATGCAAATATAATCAATGACCAATCCGTAAAGCTTGGAACGATCCGAGGTATGTTAAAATTAAAAAACCACTCCCCTATTTCAATTGATGAAGTAGAACCTGTAGAAAACATGGTTAGACGATTTGCTACTGGTGCTATGTCATTTGGATCATTAAGCAAAGAAGTTCATGAAACTTTAGCCGTTGCAATGAACAGAATTGGTGGTAAAAGCAACTCTGGTGAAGGTGGAGAGGATGCTACAAGATACGAAATCGATATTAATGGAGACAACAAAAAAAGTGCCATCAAACAAATTGCATCAGGACGTTTTGGTGTTACAACAGAATATCTTGTAAATGCTGAGGAATTACAAATTAAAATGGCTCAAGGCGCAAAACCAGGAGAAGGTGGTCATTTACCTGGTCATAAAGTAACTGAAGCTATAGCTAAAGTGCGTCATTCTACACCAGGAATTGATTTAATCTCACCACCTCCACACCATGATATTTATTCTATTGAAGATTTGGCACAATTAATATTTGATTTAAAAAATGTTAATCCAAGTGCTAGAATAAATGTAAAATTAGTTTCTGAAGTAGGGGTTGGTACAGTAGCAGCTGGTGTTGCTAAAGGCCATGCAGACGTTATCTTAATCAGTGGTCATGACGGCGGTACAGGCGCTTCTCCAATTAGTTCTATTAAATACGCTGGACTTCCTTGGGAGCTTGGTTTAGCTGAAACACAACAAACATTGCTATTAAATGATTTAAGAAGCCGTGTTGTTGTCCAAACAGATGGCCAATTAAAAACGGGTAGAGATATTGCAATAGCAGCATTACTTGGTGCTGAAGAGTTTGGATTCGCTACTGCTGCTCTAGTTGTTTGTGGGTGTATTATGATGAGAAAATGTCATAAAAACACTTGCCCTGTAGGCGTTGCAACACAAGATCCTGAACTTAGAAAATATTATCAAGGAAAACCTGAAGATCTTATTAATTTCTTTACATTCTTAGCAAATGATTTAAGAGAAATTATGGCAGAAATTGGTGTTCGTACTATTGATGAAATGGTTGGCCGTGTAGATTTATTAGATGTAACAGATGATAACTTACACTGGAAAGCAAAAACCCTTGACTTAAGTTCTATAATATACAAGCCAGAACTTCCATCAAGAATAAAACCAAGACAAATTTTTTCTCAAGATCATGGTTTAGAAAAAGTTCTTGATCAACAATTAATTAAAGATGCTATGCCAGCATTAGATAATAGATTTAAAGTAGAAAAAACATATTCTATTAAAAATGTTGATCGTACTGTAGGAACCATGTTAAGTGGTGAAGTGGCAAAAAGATATGGTGCTGATGGTCTTGAAGAGGATACAATTCACTACAAATTTTTTGGAACAGCTGGACAAAGTTTTGCTTGCTTTGGTATGAAAGGGATAACCTTTGAATTAGAAGGAGATTGTAATGATTACCTTGGAAAAGGGCTGTCTGGTTCAAAAGTAATTGTTTATCCACCAGCTAACTCACCATTTAAAGCTGAAGAAAACATCATCGTAGGTAATACACTATTATACGGTGCTACCTCTGGTGAAGTTTATATTAATGGTCTTGCTGGAGAACGTTTTGCTGTTCGTAACTCTGGTGCTACTGCAGTTGTTGAAGGTGTAGGGGATCATGGTTGTGAATACATGACTGGCGGTGTTGCTGTCATACTTGGTGCAACAGGTAGAAACTTTGCTGCTGGTATGAGCGGTGGTGTTGCTTACGTTTTAGATGAAAGTGAAGATTTTATTGCCGATAGATGTAACACTCAAATAGTTATAACTGAAAAAGTTGAAGAAAATGATGATATAGAACTATTAAAAACATTAATTAGCAACCATGCTAAATACACTAATAGTCCTAAAGCTAAAGCAATCTTAGAGCAGTGGGATTCATATGTTGAAAAGTTCGTAAAAGTCATCTCACCAGCATACAAACAAATATTAGAACAAAAAAGAGCTGCTAATGAAGTAGCTGTAGCTAATTAG
- a CDS encoding glutamate synthase subunit beta — protein sequence MGKDTGFLEYERKVGSYKPIEERIKNYDDIYIPLDEKEIQTQASRCMDCGVPFCNYSCPLGNIIPDFNDLVYQDQWKKALEVLHVTNNFPEFTGKVCPAPCESGCVLGINQPAVTIKQMELAIIEKGWSEGWVKPQPPAVKTHKKIAIIGSGPAGLAAAQQLARVGHTVTVFERADEIGGLLRYGIPDFKLPKSLIDNRVDQMKKEGVTFKTNANVGVNVDVNQLKNEFDILLLTGGSTQPRDLVVSGRDLDGIHFAMDFLPQQNKRVAGKTIDESIGLTAKDKNVVVIGGGDTGSDCVGTSVRQGAKNVVQLELLPMPSTERTDACPWPTYPMVLRTSSSQEEAAAVYGDDPRQYSIATKHFSGENGKVKELHCVKLKWTKDENGRMNMEEVPGSEFVIKADLVLFAMGFLHPEHKGMLENLGVEYDQRGNVAANNKFMTSIEGIFSAGDMRKGQSLVVHAISEGRSAAKYIDEYLMGNTYLRSRL from the coding sequence ATGGGAAAAGATACTGGATTTTTAGAATATGAAAGAAAAGTAGGAAGCTATAAACCTATAGAGGAACGTATAAAAAACTATGATGATATTTATATTCCTTTAGATGAAAAAGAAATACAAACACAGGCATCTCGTTGTATGGATTGTGGTGTTCCATTTTGTAATTACAGTTGTCCTTTAGGGAATATCATCCCTGACTTTAATGATCTTGTCTATCAAGACCAATGGAAAAAAGCCTTAGAAGTACTCCATGTAACCAATAACTTTCCTGAATTTACAGGAAAAGTGTGCCCTGCTCCTTGTGAATCAGGATGTGTACTAGGCATTAACCAACCAGCAGTAACAATTAAACAGATGGAATTGGCTATTATTGAAAAAGGCTGGTCTGAGGGGTGGGTAAAACCTCAGCCACCAGCTGTAAAAACACATAAAAAAATTGCCATAATTGGATCTGGTCCAGCAGGCTTAGCTGCTGCACAACAATTGGCTCGAGTAGGTCATACTGTTACTGTATTTGAAAGAGCTGATGAAATCGGTGGTCTGCTTAGATATGGTATCCCTGATTTCAAACTGCCAAAATCATTAATAGACAACAGAGTGGATCAAATGAAAAAAGAAGGGGTTACATTTAAAACCAATGCCAATGTTGGTGTTAATGTTGATGTTAACCAATTGAAAAATGAATTTGATATCCTCTTATTAACAGGTGGCTCTACTCAACCAAGAGATTTAGTGGTATCAGGTAGAGATTTGGATGGTATCCATTTTGCTATGGACTTTCTTCCACAACAAAATAAAAGAGTTGCTGGCAAAACCATTGATGAAAGCATTGGCTTAACGGCTAAAGATAAAAATGTGGTTGTAATTGGTGGTGGAGATACTGGATCTGACTGCGTGGGTACATCTGTAAGACAAGGGGCTAAAAATGTGGTTCAATTAGAACTATTGCCAATGCCTTCTACAGAAAGAACAGATGCCTGCCCTTGGCCAACATACCCTATGGTCCTTAGAACTTCTAGCTCCCAAGAGGAAGCTGCTGCTGTATATGGTGACGACCCAAGACAATACAGTATCGCTACAAAACATTTCTCAGGGGAAAATGGAAAAGTAAAAGAACTTCATTGTGTAAAACTAAAATGGACTAAAGACGAAAATGGAAGAATGAACATGGAAGAAGTTCCAGGTAGTGAATTCGTTATCAAAGCTGACTTAGTACTATTCGCAATGGGATTTCTTCACCCAGAGCATAAAGGCATGTTAGAAAACCTAGGTGTAGAATACGACCAAAGAGGCAATGTAGCTGCAAATAACAAATTTATGACAAGTATAGAAGGCATATTCTCAGCTGGCGATATGAGAAAAGGCCAATCCCTAGTCGTACACGCAATAAGCGAAGGCCGCTCAGCAGCAAAATATATAGACGAATACCTAATGGGTAACACGTACTTAAGAAGTAGATTATAA
- the malQ gene encoding 4-alpha-glucanotransferase: MIFNKSSGILLHITSLPSRYGIGDFGDAAHRFIDLLKKSKQSVWQILPLNPIGFGNSPYQSYSAFAGNHLLISIDELINEKLLDPNDIIDLPAFNDKQVNFLEVKKYKEKLLERAFQSFEKNNQDYNRFNQENNEWLENYALFMALKTYFNHLPWNKWEKGIAFRNEKVIKLYREKLKKSIEYEKFIQYIFFKQWAKLKKYANSNGIKIIGDVPIFVSYDSCDAWSNPDLFKLDELGNPIVVAGVPPDYFSEKGQLWGNPLYKWDLMKSDGYKWWVERINLNLRCFDSIRLDHFRGFEAYWEILGDADNAMKGKWVKGPGEDFFNRVINALGDVSIIAEDLGIITDDVIKLKDKFGFPGMKVLQFTLEDLDSDDFYPEKFDENTFVYTGTHDNDTILSWYGSVDAVVKECIEMCYGISEDMVEEEVVWRFIELAFGSNGSVVVIPLQDVLCLGGEGRMNTPGTVGGNWEWRFSFEELSCDRVKRLRVLTERYNRVVE, translated from the coding sequence ATGATTTTTAATAAGTCTAGTGGTATTCTTTTGCATATTACTTCATTGCCTTCTAGGTATGGAATAGGAGATTTTGGTGATGCAGCACATCGGTTTATTGATTTATTAAAAAAAAGCAAGCAAAGTGTATGGCAAATTCTTCCTTTAAATCCCATTGGATTTGGTAATTCGCCATATCAGTCGTATTCTGCATTTGCAGGAAACCATTTACTTATTAGCATAGATGAACTTATCAATGAAAAACTTTTAGATCCTAATGATATTATTGATTTACCTGCTTTTAATGATAAGCAGGTAAATTTTCTAGAAGTTAAAAAATACAAGGAAAAACTATTGGAAAGAGCATTCCAATCATTTGAAAAGAATAACCAGGATTATAATAGATTTAACCAGGAAAATAATGAATGGTTAGAGAATTATGCCTTATTTATGGCTTTGAAAACTTACTTTAATCATCTTCCTTGGAACAAGTGGGAAAAGGGTATAGCATTTAGAAATGAAAAGGTTATTAAGTTGTATAGAGAGAAGTTAAAAAAGTCTATTGAGTATGAAAAATTCATTCAATATATCTTTTTTAAACAATGGGCTAAATTAAAGAAATATGCCAATTCAAATGGCATAAAAATCATTGGCGATGTGCCTATTTTTGTTTCTTATGACAGTTGTGATGCTTGGTCAAATCCTGATTTATTTAAGTTAGATGAACTTGGGAATCCTATTGTGGTTGCAGGAGTACCGCCTGATTATTTTAGTGAAAAGGGACAATTATGGGGAAATCCTCTGTATAAATGGGATCTTATGAAATCAGATGGGTATAAATGGTGGGTAGAGCGTATAAATTTAAATCTAAGGTGTTTTGATAGTATTAGATTAGATCATTTTAGGGGATTTGAAGCCTATTGGGAGATACTTGGAGATGCTGATAATGCAATGAAAGGAAAGTGGGTTAAAGGTCCAGGAGAAGATTTTTTTAATAGGGTGATTAATGCATTAGGGGATGTATCTATTATTGCTGAGGATTTGGGAATTATTACTGATGATGTTATTAAGTTAAAAGATAAGTTTGGATTTCCTGGTATGAAAGTCCTTCAGTTTACTTTGGAAGATTTGGATTCAGATGATTTTTATCCAGAAAAGTTTGATGAAAATACTTTTGTTTATACAGGGACCCATGATAATGATACCATTCTTAGTTGGTATGGTTCTGTTGACGCGGTTGTAAAAGAGTGTATTGAGATGTGTTATGGTATTAGTGAAGATATGGTTGAGGAAGAAGTAGTTTGGCGGTTTATTGAGCTGGCTTTTGGAAGTAATGGGAGTGTGGTTGTTATTCCACTTCAGGATGTTTTGTGTCTTGGAGGGGAGGGGAGGATGAATACGCCTGGGACTGTTGGGGGGAACTGGGAGTGGCGGTTTTCTTTTGAAGAGTTAAGTTGTGATCGGGTTAAGCGGTTAAGAGTTTTGACTGAGAGGTATAATAGAGTGGTGGAGTGA
- a CDS encoding glycoside hydrolase family 13 protein → MINLIYYNSQDKYYKDPFGAVECGTVMKLRIKINTKNVPDSVYLRLWEDNEEKRYKMTLDKEYEDSKEYVIQIKAPKKPSLIWYYFIVILSGEIFYYGNNDNNFGGVGLVGKTNPKSYQITVYKTNSTTPNWFKEAIMYQIFVDRFYNGNENNRISNPKKESLIHPNWNDTPIYIKDQEGGILRWDFFGGNLLGIIKKLKYLKELGISVIYLNPIFEAESNHKYDTGDYKKVDPMFGDDDILKELCVKADALGIKVILDGVFSHTGSNSIYFNKEGQYDSIGAYQSKESKYYKWYRFNKYPDHYDCWWGVHNLPNVNEMEDSYLDYIIRDKDSVLKKWVNLGIKGWRLDVADELPEGFLKLFYKTLKEVDEESILIGEVWEDASNKESYGETREYLLGDDLDSVMNYPLRNAVIDFALGKNPGDYTMSSIMSLIENYPIHNLYAAMNHISNHDLPRIITVIKKHISNQDIEFKILKLITLFQLTFPGIPSIYYGDEAGVEGGTDPENRKTFPWGNEDLDIYNWYKNIIALRNGNDVLKTGGFKPLYSQGNVLSYMRFIENEKDPFGNIKENGKIIIILNRAINNVEEFELEIDSNKEFVDVFTKNRFKFFDNKAKIILQPLEYKVLKEEC, encoded by the coding sequence ATGATTAATCTGATTTATTATAATTCACAAGATAAATATTATAAAGACCCTTTTGGTGCAGTAGAATGTGGTACAGTTATGAAGTTAAGAATCAAAATTAACACAAAAAATGTACCAGATTCAGTGTATTTAAGATTATGGGAAGATAATGAAGAGAAAAGATATAAGATGACACTTGATAAAGAATATGAAGATTCTAAGGAATACGTAATACAGATTAAAGCCCCTAAAAAACCTTCCTTAATTTGGTATTACTTTATAGTCATACTATCAGGAGAAATTTTTTACTATGGCAATAATGACAATAATTTTGGAGGTGTTGGATTGGTTGGAAAAACCAATCCAAAATCTTATCAAATAACAGTGTACAAGACTAACTCAACGACACCTAATTGGTTTAAAGAGGCTATTATGTACCAGATATTTGTAGACAGGTTTTATAATGGCAATGAAAACAATAGAATCTCAAATCCCAAAAAAGAGTCTTTAATACACCCTAATTGGAACGACACGCCCATATACATAAAGGATCAAGAAGGTGGTATCTTAAGATGGGATTTTTTCGGTGGTAATCTGTTAGGCATTATAAAAAAACTCAAGTATCTTAAAGAATTAGGTATTAGTGTAATTTATCTTAATCCTATATTTGAGGCAGAAAGCAATCATAAATATGATACAGGTGATTATAAAAAGGTTGATCCAATGTTCGGAGACGATGACATCTTAAAAGAATTATGTGTAAAAGCAGATGCATTAGGTATAAAAGTCATTCTAGATGGTGTTTTTAGTCATACAGGGAGCAATAGCATCTATTTTAACAAAGAAGGACAATATGATTCTATTGGTGCGTACCAATCAAAGGAATCCAAATATTATAAATGGTATCGATTTAATAAATACCCTGATCACTATGATTGTTGGTGGGGGGTTCATAACCTGCCCAATGTAAATGAGATGGAAGATTCCTATTTAGATTACATCATTAGAGATAAAGACAGTGTGCTGAAAAAGTGGGTGAATTTAGGGATTAAAGGTTGGCGTTTAGATGTTGCGGATGAATTGCCAGAGGGCTTTTTAAAACTTTTTTATAAGACATTGAAAGAAGTAGATGAAGAAAGTATCCTTATAGGCGAGGTATGGGAAGATGCTTCTAATAAAGAAAGCTATGGTGAAACGAGAGAGTACTTACTAGGAGATGATTTGGATTCTGTAATGAATTATCCTTTAAGAAATGCTGTGATTGATTTTGCTTTGGGTAAAAACCCTGGTGATTATACAATGTCCTCAATAATGAGTTTAATTGAGAATTATCCTATTCATAATTTATATGCCGCTATGAATCATATTAGCAATCATGATTTGCCAAGAATTATTACTGTTATAAAAAAGCATATAAGCAATCAAGACATTGAGTTTAAAATATTGAAATTGATTACTTTGTTTCAATTGACTTTTCCTGGTATTCCAAGCATTTATTATGGCGATGAAGCAGGTGTTGAAGGCGGAACAGATCCTGAGAATAGAAAAACATTTCCTTGGGGGAATGAGGACTTAGATATTTACAATTGGTACAAAAACATTATAGCCTTAAGAAATGGCAATGATGTTTTAAAAACAGGGGGATTTAAACCTCTCTATTCACAAGGTAATGTATTAAGTTACATGAGATTTATTGAAAATGAAAAAGATCCCTTTGGAAATATAAAAGAGAATGGAAAGATTATTATAATTTTAAATAGAGCCATTAATAATGTAGAAGAATTTGAATTAGAAATTGATTCTAATAAGGAATTTGTGGATGTATTTACTAAAAATAGATTTAAGTTTTTTGATAATAAAGCTAAGATCATACTTCAACCTTTAGAGTATAAAGTTTTAAAAGAAGAGTGTTAG